A stretch of Chitinivibrionia bacterium DNA encodes these proteins:
- a CDS encoding toxin-antitoxin system YwqK family antitoxin, which produces MKKVMVVLWVVVAMCFVGCGDGSSALVGKWYLADASNTGNASKTMEILRDGTAIVSGMGMTWKTEKDRIFFTSSLGAMAFNYRLSGTMLILENNDDEYFIYVNNREEKKQGKLEVRWNNGRVRKSGNFDKDGEVHGKWEEYYKDGQLSFSGNYINGKEDGKIEGFYHNGQIRFVGNFVNGDGEWKVYNENGELSLVEFINYAYGRWKLERRQYRGNGQLEFVENYVDGRLHGERRQYRENGQLEFVENYVDERLHGERRLYRGEKGELTLVENYVDGRLRGEQREYHRNGQLALVVNCDGRDGLRCFYTKIYGSNGEEISQRDFRIRYGRNGGWNWIN; this is translated from the coding sequence ATGAAAAAGGTGATGGTGGTTTTGTGGGTAGTGGTAGCGATGTGTTTTGTGGGCTGCGGCGATGGAAGTTCCGCATTGGTGGGCAAGTGGTATTTGGCAGATGCCTCAAATACCGGAAATGCTTCTAAAACTATGGAAATTTTGAGAGATGGAACTGCAATCGTCAGCGGAATGGGCATGACGTGGAAGACGGAAAAAGATCGTATTTTCTTTACCTCTTCATTAGGTGCAATGGCGTTTAATTACAGATTATCCGGCACAATGCTTATTCTTGAGAACAACGATGACGAGTATTTCATATACGTAAATAACAGAGAAGAAAAGAAGCAAGGAAAATTGGAAGTACGTTGGAATAATGGACGAGTTAGAAAGTCAGGGAATTTTGACAAAGATGGAGAGGTGCACGGAAAATGGGAAGAGTATTACAAAGACGGGCAGCTCAGTTTTTCCGGAAATTACATCAATGGTAAAGAGGATGGAAAAATTGAGGGATTTTATCACAATGGACAGATTAGATTTGTCGGAAATTTTGTTAATGGAGACGGAGAATGGAAAGTGTACAATGAAAATGGAGAATTAAGTTTAGTAGAATTCATTAATTATGCCTATGGGAGATGGAAATTGGAGCGGAGACAGTATCGTGGAAACGGACAATTAGAATTCGTTGAAAATTACGTCGATGGGAGATTGCATGGAGAGCGGAGACAGTATCGTGAAAACGGACAATTAGAATTCGTTGAAAATTACGTCGATGAGAGATTGCATGGAGAGCGGAGACTGTATCGTGGTGAAAAAGGAGAATTAACATTAGTTGAAAATTACGTCGATGGGAGATTGCGTGGAGAGCAACGAGAATATCACAGAAACGGACAACTCGCTTTGGTTGTAAATTGTGATGGACGTGATGGACTGCGTTGCTTTTATACTAAAATCTATGGCTCAAATGGAGAAGAAATTAGCCAAAGAGATTTCAGGATCAGGTATGGAAGAAACGGAGGTTGGAATTGGATTAATTAA
- a CDS encoding flagellar basal body P-ring protein FlgI produces the protein MKKTLITYIICAIVFTPFFGNLHAASNVRIKDVARINGVKELQIFGYGLVVGLAGTGDRTSTVFTATTMRTMLQNIGIELPDRQISMRNVAAVMVTATLDPFKRRGTRLDITVSSIGDARSLEGGTLILTPLQGLDGEIYALAQGPLSTGGYDIRSRGINRTTQNHTLVGRIPDGAIVQREYLYSDFSAIDLALSLSSPDFTSANNMATAINNRMTEEFGFEQRIARAADAATITLDHDLFNVQLSATPAGITLDLAEFIALVENTTFDMATTARVVMNERTGTIVAGGAVRISEVSLTHGGVKVEITNRPSIIQPVPFTFGRTTAIPNPEIVVEQRDMDVVVLNETTTASDLAHALNSLGVGSRDIIQIFQAIKQAGALQAQLIVM, from the coding sequence ATGAAAAAGACACTTATAACATATATTATTTGCGCGATTGTTTTCACGCCCTTTTTCGGCAATTTGCACGCCGCTTCAAACGTGAGAATTAAAGATGTCGCAAGAATAAACGGCGTTAAAGAACTGCAAATTTTCGGCTACGGATTGGTGGTCGGACTTGCAGGAACAGGCGACAGAACAAGCACGGTTTTCACCGCGACAACTATGCGTACAATGCTTCAAAACATAGGCATTGAACTGCCCGACAGACAAATTTCTATGCGAAACGTAGCGGCGGTAATGGTTACGGCAACGCTTGACCCCTTCAAAAGGCGCGGCACAAGATTAGATATAACCGTTTCCTCAATCGGCGACGCTCGCTCGCTCGAAGGCGGAACGCTTATTCTTACCCCGCTTCAAGGTTTGGACGGCGAAATATACGCTCTCGCACAAGGACCGCTTTCAACAGGCGGCTACGACATAAGAAGTCGCGGAATAAATCGCACGACCCAAAACCACACGCTTGTCGGCAGAATTCCCGACGGAGCAATAGTTCAGCGCGAATATCTTTACAGCGATTTTTCGGCGATAGATTTAGCCCTTTCGCTCTCAAGCCCCGATTTCACTTCGGCAAACAATATGGCAACCGCCATAAACAACCGTATGACGGAAGAATTCGGCTTTGAACAGCGAATTGCGCGAGCGGCGGACGCGGCAACAATAACGCTCGACCACGATTTATTTAACGTCCAATTAAGCGCAACCCCTGCAGGAATAACGCTTGACCTCGCCGAATTTATAGCGCTCGTCGAAAACACAACTTTCGATATGGCGACAACCGCGCGGGTAGTTATGAACGAGCGAACAGGAACAATAGTAGCAGGCGGCGCAGTCCGAATTTCGGAAGTATCGCTCACCCACGGCGGCGTAAAAGTAGAAATTACAAACCGACCGTCCATAATTCAACCCGTCCCTTTCACTTTCGGGCGAACAACGGCTATCCCCAACCCCGAAATAGTAGTGGAACAGCGCGATATGGACGTAGTAGTTCTGAACGAAACGACAACCGCCTCCGACTTGGCGCACGCGCTTAATTCGCTTGGAGTAGGAAGCCGCGACATCATTCAGATTTTCCAAGCGATAAAGCAAGCAGGCGCACTTCAAGCGCAGTTAATAGTTATGTAG
- a CDS encoding leucine-rich repeat protein translates to MTRISWNFIVLASIVFATFAQSISAANWTGGGGQGMSITIWAPQARNLAENQDYLPLMVQGEFLSNFTKFSAIEVFDRERLDERYAQILSSAPNERVREEMIAELERERTHILRGDITRTTTGYNLQMRITRTADGATAAAYSGTFTFAELDDLTGIRRASLELLQGMNVALTASAQQELAGAAPANHVGAQTHNARAVVAQRQGRETEAMANFNMAAMLDPSLIEATNRLSILETNIRSGSIGDDVRGAIAWRRAWIERLTETEQFFSDFHGRETMPYTIFYATEITQGAINWQAETVNLSIETHLYGSRIWTLSIERTLQAVYDGLQATGQAQTWQLSGWPKQAVTNLNAFGRKSADFNVVFELLNEQNRVIGRQTLRAGGSWSLTWNQRPVINVNASSRNTLNFQNVNANDISDRMTIRVATVNGIPAETAARDGVLQIRAVDKAFFDINDMFRFYRGEIQGFARHDNRPTNLVIPDNIWGDPVISIGAQAFQGEGLDALRIPNTVVFIGDGAFKNNQLNRVNIPSSVISIGEKAFFNDLQHASNIARITIGANVDMKHNSFGREYVVVGNVFRDNPYNHFVVFYNRNRRQAGLYRFTSGWIYDGDNNAVKERCPKKEWIESVSAPNIQSVAFRLQDNIALVMRVGTSAFYQQNIGAIAGVIEGKTSTMRIVRNQRNRPIRMECFINGTLVISADLHRDGRVESITILNKDPNQGFGVFEVR, encoded by the coding sequence ATGACTAGAATATCTTGGAATTTTATTGTTTTGGCGAGCATTGTGTTTGCAACATTTGCACAGTCGATAAGCGCGGCAAATTGGACGGGCGGCGGCGGGCAAGGAATGAGTATTACGATTTGGGCTCCACAGGCAAGAAATCTTGCGGAAAATCAGGATTATTTGCCGCTTATGGTGCAGGGTGAATTTCTCAGTAATTTTACTAAATTCTCCGCTATTGAAGTATTTGACAGAGAACGTCTTGATGAAAGATATGCGCAAATTTTGTCAAGCGCGCCCAACGAAAGAGTTAGAGAAGAGATGATTGCGGAACTTGAAAGAGAGCGAACTCATATTTTAAGAGGCGATATAACAAGGACGACTACGGGCTACAATCTTCAAATGCGAATTACTCGAACCGCCGACGGAGCGACAGCCGCCGCATATTCGGGAACATTTACTTTTGCAGAGCTTGACGACCTTACAGGAATTCGTCGTGCCTCGCTCGAACTTCTTCAAGGAATGAACGTAGCTCTTACGGCAAGCGCTCAACAAGAACTCGCAGGAGCGGCGCCGGCAAATCATGTTGGGGCGCAAACTCACAACGCGCGTGCGGTCGTTGCTCAACGACAAGGACGTGAAACTGAGGCGATGGCAAATTTTAATATGGCGGCTATGCTTGACCCGTCTTTGATCGAGGCGACAAATCGTTTATCGATATTGGAGACCAACATCAGGAGCGGAAGCATAGGCGACGATGTTCGCGGGGCAATCGCTTGGCGGCGGGCGTGGATAGAACGTCTTACGGAAACGGAGCAGTTTTTTTCCGATTTTCACGGAAGAGAAACAATGCCATATACAATTTTTTACGCGACAGAAATCACACAAGGCGCAATAAACTGGCAGGCGGAAACCGTAAATTTGAGCATAGAAACGCATTTATACGGCTCTCGTATTTGGACACTTTCCATAGAGCGAACATTGCAAGCGGTGTATGACGGTTTACAGGCAACAGGACAAGCGCAAACGTGGCAACTTTCGGGTTGGCCAAAGCAAGCGGTAACAAATTTGAATGCTTTCGGACGAAAAAGCGCTGATTTCAACGTGGTTTTTGAACTCTTGAACGAGCAAAACAGAGTAATCGGCAGACAAACCTTGCGAGCGGGCGGCTCTTGGAGTTTAACTTGGAATCAAAGACCCGTGATAAACGTAAATGCTTCGAGCAGAAACACGCTGAATTTCCAAAATGTAAACGCAAACGACATAAGCGACAGAATGACAATCAGGGTTGCTACCGTAAACGGAATACCCGCCGAAACTGCCGCACGAGACGGGGTTTTGCAAATCCGAGCGGTAGATAAGGCGTTTTTTGACATAAACGATATGTTTAGGTTTTACAGAGGTGAAATTCAAGGTTTTGCAAGACATGACAACAGACCAACAAACCTAGTTATTCCCGACAACATTTGGGGCGATCCGGTTATTTCAATTGGCGCGCAAGCATTCCAAGGGGAGGGGCTTGATGCTTTAAGAATTCCTAACACTGTTGTTTTTATCGGCGACGGCGCATTTAAAAACAATCAATTGAATAGAGTAAACATTCCTTCAAGCGTGATCTCTATAGGCGAAAAAGCGTTCTTTAACGACTTACAGCACGCCTCTAATATAGCCAGAATTACCATAGGTGCAAACGTTGATATGAAACATAATTCGTTTGGGCGTGAATATGTTGTTGTCGGAAATGTCTTCCGAGATAATCCTTACAATCATTTCGTTGTTTTTTACAACCGAAACCGCAGGCAAGCGGGATTGTATCGTTTTACGTCCGGTTGGATTTACGACGGAGACAATAATGCGGTAAAAGAACGATGTCCGAAAAAAGAATGGATTGAAAGTGTTTCTGCTCCTAATATACAAAGCGTAGCATTTAGATTACAAGACAACATCGCGCTTGTTATGCGAGTGGGAACATCTGCTTTTTATCAACAAAATATAGGTGCAATAGCAGGTGTAATAGAAGGTAAAACATCTACTATGAGAATAGTAAGGAATCAAAGAAACAGACCGATAAGAATGGAATGTTTTATTAACGGCACATTAGTAATTTCTGCTGATTTACACAGGGATGGACGGGTTGAAAGCATTACAATACTCAACAAAGATCCGAATCAGGGTTTCGGAGTTTTTGAAGTAAGGTGA